A window of Echeneis naucrates chromosome 13, fEcheNa1.1, whole genome shotgun sequence contains these coding sequences:
- the ttc36 gene encoding tetratricopeptide repeat protein 36 — translation MASANDRAVLQAIFNPTTPFGDVPDLNQQEELVDDDTGFDTELLKQVKELEMRGVSAAEAGDLQAALQLFSQAIQILPQRSSAYNNRAQALRLQGNTQGALKDLDQAISLSGSTGRTACQALVQRGLLRRLACQDDAARADFEKAAALGSEFARQQAVVLNPYAALCNKMLSEVINKLRNPEASEVQ, via the exons ATGGCCTCAGCAAATGACAGAGCTGTTCTCCAGGCTATATTCAACCCCACCACCCCCTTTGGAGACGTCCCTGACCTGAACCAACAGGAGGAATTAGTTGATGATG ACACTGGCTTTGACACAGAGTTGCTGAAGCAAGTGAAAGAATTGGAGATGCGGGGTGTCTCGGCAGCAGAGGCTGGGGATTTGCAAGCTGCACTTCAACTGTTCAGCCAGGCAATCCAGATCCTGCCTCAGCGGTCTTCAGCCTATAACAACCGGGCACAGGCCCTGCGGCTGCAGGGCAACACTCAAG gAGCCCTGAAGGACCTGGACCAAGCCATCTCTCTGAGTGGCAGCACTGGACGAACTGCCTGTCAGGCTCTGGTGCAAAGAGGCCTTTTACGTAGATTAGCGTGTCAGGACGATGCAGCCAGAGCAGACTTTGAGAAAGCAGCTGCACTTGGAAGTGAATTTGCTCGACAACAGGCCGTGGTTCTTAATCCGTATGCTGCCCTGTGCAACAAAATGCTCTCAGAGGTGATCAACAAACTACGTAACCCTGAAGCCTCTGAGGTGCAGTAG
- the LOC115053490 gene encoding F-box only protein 40 has protein sequence MKRGKSAGHHEHCDKCYSVHCQAPVQSSVSCLVIKCHKNCGATFHMCKQEEHQLLCPNETVPCLNVHYGCPLTMQRRRLARHLEVCPASVVCCSQEWNRWPVSESDLTFYRNISESPQTELHLDVAMALRDQELLFRSIKMKNIFPELMMESPVLQDITAGVNRPAEEAACSSDYAEFRVNSCAQIEVKELNQEERDALAKSEDVDDIQNYSSWEKIFAKEMGGCKQTVKNLNKKEDKEKEKGKQEEEQKSFNCEGGNRDSHLQCESAIAASNVGGATGLAPWQDGVLERLGKEANIAEYNMYLVHHGAMLINFGQLAACTPREKDFVYGSLEPIEVQTVHTFNIPTSYRAKRSHLKDPAQKAKSFHRSVDTEDLGLSADDLPKCDEVQSTLLCSLEKELKGHLISESVTVDGLYVDVGTQTYNFSSAPFKTDASLADVIADKPHGLHVHIEAESVTRRHNKTSSAFSYMCGHFFRRDEYRSHFRNVHSDIQASLSGWLQQRCPLAYLGCTFTQTRFQPAGHQATVKYCQDANTFILETQVPSSLCESVKTFSRERNGVHNLDPLSRLPLEILQHVAGYLDSFTLSQLSQVSRLMREVCATLLQERGMVSLKWEKKTYSHGGSSWRCRKKVWEFSSLFSPVDRWSFSDAPSMSDHLKTCSFYEREDRTEPVVLACLGEVREKRREEK, from the exons atgaagagaggaaaGTCAGCGGGGCATCACGAGCATTGCGACAAATGTTACAGCGTCCACTGCCAGGCCCCGGTGCAGAGCTCTGTCTCATGTCTGGTCATAAAGTGTCATAAGAACTGTGGTGCCACGTTCCATATGTGCAAGCAAGAGGAGCACCAGCTCCTCTGTCCAAATGAGACGGTCCCCTGCCTCAATGTTCATTACGGCTGTCCTCTCACCATGCAGCGCCGCAGGCTGGCCAGACACCTGGAGGTGTGTCCCGCCAGCGTGGTCTGCTGCTCCCAGGAGTGGAACCGCTGGCCTGTTTCTGAGAGCGATCTGACTTTctacagaaatatttcagaaagCCCTCAGACTGAGCTACATCTCGACGTTGCAATGGCTCTAAGGGACCAAGAGTTGCTGTTTCGAtcgataaaaatgaaaaacatttttcctgaGCTGATGATGGAGAGTCCTGTTCTCCAGGATATTACTGCTGGTGTCAACAGGCCTGCGGAGGAAGCAGCATGTTCTTCAGATTACGCTGAATTTAGAGTAAATAGTTGTGCACAGATTGAGGTAAAAGAACTCAACCAAGAGGAGAGGGACGCTTTGGCAAAGAGCGAGGACGTGGACGACATTCAGAACTACTCCTCCTGGGAGAAAATATTTGCAAAGGAGATGGGTGGATGCAAGCAAACAGTCAAAAACCTAAATAAgaaggaagacaaagaaaaagaaaaaggaaaacaagaagAGGAACAAAAGTCATTCAACTGTGAGGGAGGGAATAGAGACTCGCACTTACAGTGTGAGAGTGCCATTGCTGCTTCAAATGTGGGGGGTGCAACCGGCCTTGCACCGTGGCAAGACGGGGTACTTGAGAGGTTAGGCAAAGAGGCCAACATTGCAGAATATAACATGTACCTGGTGCACCACGGCGCAATGTTGATTAACTTTGGCCAGCTTGCAGCTTGCACCCCGAGGGAAAAAGATTTTGTTTACGGCAGCCTGGAGCCCATCGAGGTTCAAACTGTCCACACTTTCAACATCCCAACCAGCTATCGAGCGAAGCGCAGTCACCTGAAGGACCCTGCGCAGAAAGCCAAGAGCTTTCACCGCAGCGTAGACACTGAAGATTTAGGTTTGTCAGCTGACGACCTTCCAAAGTGCGATGAGGTCCAGTCTACGCTCTTGTGCTCCCTGGAAAAGGAGCTGAAAGGGCATTTAATTTCAGAAAGCGTGACAGTGGATGGCCTTTATGTAGATGTAGGAACACAGACGTACAACTTCAGCTCCGCTCCGTTCAAAACGGACGCATCCCTTGCTGATGTCATAGCAGACAAACCTCATGGCCTTCATGTACATATCGAGGCAGAGTCTGTCACCAGAAGGCATAACAAAACAAGTTCAGCCTTCAGCTACATGTGTGGCCACTTCTTCCGCCGTGATGAGTACCGCTCTCATTTCAGGAATGTGCACTCTGACATACAGGCCTCTCTCAGCGGCTGGCTACAGCAACGCTGCCCCTTAGCATACCTCGGATGTACTTTCACCCAAACGAGGTTCCAACCTGCAGGCCACCAAGCCACAGTTAAATACTGCCAAGATGCCAATACCTTTATCCTCGAAACACAAGTCCCTTCATCCCTGTGTGAGAGCGTAAAAACATTCAGTCGCGAGAGAAACGGTGTACATAATCTGGATCCGTTAAGCAGGCTGCCCCTGGAGATTCTTCAGCATGTAGCTGGTTACCTTGACAGTTTCACATTATCTCAGCTGTCCCAGGTTTCCCGCCTGATGAGGGAGGTGTGTGCCACATtgctgcaggagagagggatggTTTCCCTCAAGTGGGAGAAGAAGACGTATTCCCACGGGGGAAGCTCCTGGAGGTGTCGGAAAAAA gtttgggagttcagctctttgttttcccCTGTGGACAGATGGAGTTTCAGCGATGCTCCCTCCATGTCAGATCACCTGAAAACCTGCTCCTTCTACGAGAGAGAGGATCGCACTGAGCCAGTGGTTTTAGCCTGCCTGGGAGAGGTCAGAGAGAAACGCAgggaggaaaagtaa